One genomic region from Gossypium hirsutum isolate 1008001.06 chromosome D13, Gossypium_hirsutum_v2.1, whole genome shotgun sequence encodes:
- the LOC107937281 gene encoding caffeic acid 3-O-methyltransferase, whose translation MMSSQQSTTKEEEDCLRAIQYATSIVLPFALKAAVELDLFEIIAKSNPGSMVSAAEIVSRLPAKNPNAPEIIDRILQFLTAHSVLDCKLATDEDGNTTRLYGIASIGKYFVQNEDGISVLPMLHLNTDRHVFESWNFLKEATLEGGLSFVRGFGGDLFEAVTKDRNLANTFNHTMSNHTAIVMNKVLQIYKGFEGLTQVVDVGGGLGTSLKLIISKYPRIKGINFDLPFVVKDAPSIPGVEHVGGDMFNKVPNGEVIFMKWILHDWRDEECLKLLRNCYEAISECGKVIVLESILPELPMPDIVTATTLICDAILLHLLPGAKERTFKEFETLVVQAGFAAFKPVCRVYNYWVIELLKNMNNSPQ comes from the exons ATGATGAGTTCACAACAAAGCACAACAAAGGAAGAGGAAGATTGCTTACGGGCAATTCAATACGCTACTTCAATAGTGCTTCCTTTTGCTTTGAAAGCCGCCGTTGAGCTTGATTTATTCGAGATTATAGCGAAATCGAATCCAGGCTCCATGGTTTCTGCTGCTGAGATTGTCTCCAGACTTCCAGCTAAGAACCCTAATGCTCCCGAAATCATCGACCGTATACTTCAATTTCTGACGGCCCATTCGGTCTTGGATTGCAAGCTTGCTACCGATGAAGACGGAAACACGACGAGATTATATGGTATTGCTTCAATCGGCAAATACTTTGTTCAAAATGAAGATGGAATTTCCGTACTTCCAATGCTGCATCTGAATACGGATAGACATGTGTTCGAGTCTTG GAACTTCTTGAAAGAGGCAACATTGGAAGGTGGGTTGTCATTTGTGAGGGGATTTGGGGGAGACTTGTTTGAGGCGGTTACAAAAGATAGAAATTTAGCCAATACTTTCAACCACACAATGTCCAACCACACTGCCATAGTCATGAATAAAGTCTTACAAATCTACAAGGGTTTTGAAGGCTTAACCCAAGTGGTAGATGTGGGAGGAGGATTGGGCACAAGTCTTAAGCTCATTATTTCAAAGTACCCTCGAATTAAGGGCATTAACTTTGATTTGCCCTTTGTTGTTAAAGATGCACCCAGTATTCCAG GAGTGGAGCATGTTGGAGGAGATATGTTCAACAAAGTTCCTAATGGAGAAGTTATTTTTATGAAG TGGATACTTCACGATTGGAGAGATGAAGAATgcttgaaattgctaagaaattgTTATGAAGCAATATCAGAGTGTGGAAAAGTGATAGTATTGGAATCAATATTGCCAGAACTGCCCATGCCTGACATTGTCACAGCTACAACACTCATTTGTGATGCGATATTGCTTCATTTGCTCCCTGGTGCAAAGGAAAGAACATTCAAAGAGTTTGAGACATTGGTTGTTCAAGCTGGTTTCGCAGCTTTCAAACCTGTTTGTCGTGTTTACAATTATTGGGTcattgaattattgaaaaatatgaacAATTCACCACAATAG